From a region of the Triticum aestivum cultivar Chinese Spring chromosome 7D, IWGSC CS RefSeq v2.1, whole genome shotgun sequence genome:
- the LOC123165644 gene encoding 60S ribosomal protein L17-2, which yields MVKYSRDPSNPTKSAKACGKDLRVHFKNTRETAFALRRMPLGKAKRYLEDVLAHKQAIPFRRYCRGVGRTAQVKNRQPNGQGRWPAKSAQFVLDLLKNAESNAEVKGLDVDNLYISHIQVNQAQKQRRRTYRAHGRINPYMSNPCHIELILSEKEEPVKKEADNVVAPRKAI from the exons atg GTGAAGTACTCGAGGGATCCGTCCAACCCGACCAAGT CGGCCAAGGCCTGTGGCAAGGATCTCAGGGTCCACTTCAAG AACACACGCGAGACAGCGTTTGCTCTTCGCAGGATGCCTTTGGGCAAGGCTAAGAGGTACCTTGAGGATGTTCTCGCCCACAAGCAAGCGATTCCCTTCCGGAGATACTGCAGAGGTGTGGGTCGTACTGCGCAAGTAAAGAACCGCCAGCCAAATGGGCAGGGTCGCTGGCCTGCAAAGTCGGCCCAGTTCGTGTTGGATTTGCTGAAGAATGCTGAGAGTAACGCTGAG GTTAAAGGCTTGGACGTCGACAACCTCTACATTTCACACATCCAGGTGAACCAAGCCCAAAAGCAGAGGCGCCGTACATACCGTGCTCACGGACGCATCAATC CTTACATGTCCAACCCCTGCCACATTGAGCTGATCTTGTCAGAGAAGgaagagcctgtgaagaaggag GCTGATAACGTCGTCGCACCAAGGAAAGCTATCTAA